From Aliarcobacter butzleri, the proteins below share one genomic window:
- a CDS encoding zinc-binding metallopeptidase family protein, translating into MKTILDIFKEITAIPRCSGTHNPFISYMQNLSKELNYLCLVDENNNILCKKENSKAKLAFQSHYDIVCLTDNCIPKIIQNGDILTAFDSTLGSDNGIGCSYMIALMYENFDGEFLFTSDEEIGLIGANNLNLALNASYMLNLDSEEEGEICIGCAGGVDIFGKNENKKIIPNDDNLDLYEITISKLQGGHSGVDIDKNIPNAIKLIAQTIKECNGKLLDINAGERINSIPANAKAIIASSIEPISSHENMIINKIDTKSEHLNIYDDKIVDFIYDFQNGVRAMNKELNVVQSSINLAIIKTNIDDIKIELSARSMDNEDLHKLKNETIKMLEDYNFTVETNGKYPAWKPDINEFTSKVLEIYKEFNPKASLEAIHAGLECAIFKDKYPNIKVASIGPTINFPHSKKEQTSINSIGNVYKIVKKIAYSF; encoded by the coding sequence ATGAAAACTATTTTAGATATTTTTAAAGAAATAACAGCAATTCCTAGATGTTCAGGAACTCATAATCCATTCATTTCTTATATGCAAAATTTGTCAAAAGAATTAAACTATTTATGTTTAGTTGATGAAAACAACAATATTTTATGTAAAAAAGAGAATAGTAAAGCGAAATTAGCTTTCCAATCGCACTATGATATCGTTTGTTTAACTGATAATTGTATTCCAAAAATTATTCAAAATGGTGATATTTTGACAGCATTTGATTCAACACTAGGAAGTGATAATGGAATTGGTTGTTCATATATGATAGCTTTAATGTATGAAAATTTTGATGGCGAATTCTTATTTACAAGTGATGAAGAAATAGGACTTATTGGAGCAAATAATCTAAATTTAGCTCTAAATGCTTCTTATATGTTAAATCTTGATAGCGAAGAAGAAGGTGAGATTTGTATAGGTTGTGCAGGTGGAGTTGATATTTTTGGTAAAAATGAAAATAAAAAAATTATTCCAAATGATGATAATTTAGACCTTTATGAAATAACTATTTCAAAACTACAAGGTGGACATAGTGGTGTTGATATAGATAAAAATATTCCAAATGCTATAAAATTAATAGCTCAAACAATCAAAGAGTGTAATGGAAAACTTTTAGATATAAATGCAGGTGAAAGAATCAACTCAATTCCAGCAAATGCAAAAGCAATAATTGCAAGTTCAATTGAGCCTATTTCAAGTCACGAAAATATGATAATAAATAAAATAGATACAAAATCTGAACACTTAAATATTTATGATGACAAAATTGTAGATTTTATTTATGATTTCCAAAATGGTGTAAGAGCCATGAATAAAGAATTAAATGTGGTTCAAAGTTCAATAAATCTTGCAATTATCAAAACAAATATTGATGATATAAAAATTGAATTAAGTGCTAGATCAATGGATAATGAAGATTTACATAAACTAAAAAATGAAACTATAAAAATGTTAGAAGATTATAATTTTACAGTTGAAACAAATGGAAAATATCCAGCTTGGAAACCAGATATCAATGAATTTACATCTAAAGTTTTAGAAATATATAAAGAGTTTAATCCTAAAGCTTCACTTGAAGCTATTCATGCTGGACTTGAGTGTGCAATTTTTAAAGATAAATATCCAAATATAAAAGTAGCTTCAATAGGTCCAACTATAAATTTTCCTCATTCAAAAAAAGAACAAACTTCGATAAACTCTATTGGAAATGTGTATAAAATTGTAAAAAAGATAGCTTATAGCTTTTAA
- a CDS encoding methyl-accepting chemotaxis protein translates to MGNLSIRIKLLAIVIVTIVLVSIIIATKSIYEVNNLTNQTIEEYKERAFKTNIEEMKNYTTFAVNIAKDAYEESKIENVKARKATYLKSQTDFLFAMITKIYEDQKNKVPEAELKKVLLDAIGSVRYGQDNDYFFVYDKNSTILKLPLTPEKEGTKNTGSHVLQFIKTAFEKGEGVVPYTQVISGKPPREKLSNVRLFEPYEWIIGTGVYIDNEEKELKAKALAEISKIRFGQDGYFFVYDYDGTNIMHPVNPALVGKNLMENKSKKGVYYIKDLIEAAKKGGGTVLFDFPKSKDDPKLYDKIGYADGLQEWKWMIGTGVYIDNVEKNIEIMRQNSYQKISSIILGIVIIAVIVSIVLIAFISFFITKEIILPLEKFKEGLLSFFKYLNKEVKNVEKIEVKNNDEIGIMGKFVNENIEKTNKLLKQDEALINNVKEVVLEINKGNLNNRIEAKTENESLEELKNILNEMLVLISSKVNNNLVAIDEVLQTYKKMDFRPRIENPQGEVAKEINSLADTINHLLVENKKNGLTLEDSSHILLENVNKLNISSNEAAASLEETAAAIEEITSNIRNTTQNISKMATLSNQVTKSVNQGESLANKTTNAMDEINNQVNLINDAISVIDNIAFQTNILSLNAAVEAATAGEAGKGFAVVAQEVRNLASRSAEAAREIKSIVENATIKANEGKDISKNMIEGYVGLTKDIQQTITLIQDIEMSSKEQLVGIEQINDAVNQLDRQTQQNAMVSSQTHDVAIVTDEIAKMVVSDANEKEFIGKDEVSARDMNKTLSQKKDNSVNIVESKKVSKKQKETVVTSNKATNNDGEWESF, encoded by the coding sequence ATGGGTAATTTATCAATAAGAATAAAGTTATTAGCTATTGTAATAGTTACTATTGTTCTTGTATCTATAATTATTGCAACAAAATCTATTTACGAAGTAAATAATTTGACTAATCAAACTATTGAAGAGTATAAAGAAAGAGCATTTAAAACTAATATTGAAGAGATGAAAAACTATACTACATTTGCAGTAAATATAGCAAAAGATGCTTATGAAGAATCAAAAATTGAAAATGTTAAAGCAAGAAAAGCTACATATTTGAAATCACAAACTGATTTTTTATTTGCGATGATTACAAAAATTTATGAAGATCAAAAAAACAAAGTACCAGAAGCAGAATTAAAAAAAGTACTTTTAGATGCAATTGGTTCAGTTAGATATGGTCAAGATAATGATTACTTTTTTGTTTATGATAAAAATTCTACAATTTTAAAATTACCTTTAACTCCAGAAAAAGAGGGAACTAAAAACACTGGTTCTCATGTTTTACAGTTTATAAAAACTGCTTTTGAAAAAGGAGAAGGAGTTGTTCCTTATACTCAAGTTATTTCAGGAAAACCTCCAAGAGAAAAATTATCAAATGTAAGACTATTTGAACCTTATGAGTGGATTATAGGGACAGGTGTTTATATAGATAATGAAGAAAAAGAATTAAAAGCTAAAGCTTTGGCAGAAATTTCAAAAATTAGATTTGGACAAGATGGATATTTCTTTGTATATGACTATGATGGTACAAATATAATGCATCCAGTTAATCCTGCTTTGGTTGGAAAAAATTTAATGGAGAATAAAAGTAAAAAAGGTGTTTATTATATAAAAGATCTAATTGAAGCTGCTAAAAAGGGTGGAGGAACTGTTCTTTTTGATTTCCCAAAATCTAAAGATGATCCTAAATTATATGACAAAATTGGTTATGCTGATGGTTTACAAGAATGGAAATGGATGATTGGAACAGGAGTATATATCGATAATGTTGAAAAAAATATTGAAATAATGAGACAAAATTCTTATCAAAAAATATCTTCAATTATTTTAGGAATAGTTATTATTGCTGTGATTGTTTCTATTGTCTTGATTGCATTTATCTCATTTTTTATAACAAAAGAGATAATTCTTCCATTAGAAAAATTTAAAGAAGGGCTTTTATCATTTTTTAAATACTTAAATAAAGAAGTTAAAAATGTTGAAAAAATAGAAGTCAAAAATAATGATGAAATTGGAATAATGGGTAAATTTGTTAATGAAAATATTGAAAAAACAAATAAACTTTTAAAACAAGATGAAGCTTTAATTAATAATGTAAAAGAGGTAGTTTTAGAAATAAATAAAGGAAACTTAAATAATAGGATTGAAGCTAAAACAGAAAATGAGAGTTTAGAAGAACTAAAAAATATTTTAAATGAGATGTTGGTTCTAATTTCAAGTAAAGTAAATAATAATTTAGTTGCAATTGATGAAGTATTACAAACATACAAAAAAATGGACTTTAGACCTAGAATAGAAAATCCTCAAGGTGAAGTTGCAAAAGAGATAAACTCTTTAGCAGATACAATAAATCATTTACTTGTAGAAAATAAAAAGAATGGTTTAACATTAGAAGATAGCTCTCATATTTTATTAGAAAATGTAAATAAATTAAATATTTCATCAAATGAAGCTGCTGCAAGTTTGGAAGAAACAGCTGCTGCTATTGAAGAGATTACAAGTAATATTAGAAATACGACTCAAAATATTTCTAAAATGGCTACTTTATCAAATCAAGTTACAAAATCAGTAAATCAAGGTGAAAGTCTAGCAAATAAGACTACGAATGCAATGGATGAAATAAACAATCAAGTTAATTTAATAAATGATGCTATTTCAGTTATTGATAATATTGCATTCCAAACAAATATTCTTTCACTTAATGCAGCTGTTGAAGCAGCAACTGCTGGAGAAGCTGGAAAAGGATTTGCCGTTGTTGCACAAGAGGTGCGAAATCTAGCTTCAAGAAGTGCAGAAGCAGCACGTGAAATAAAATCTATAGTAGAAAATGCAACAATAAAAGCAAATGAAGGTAAAGATATCTCTAAAAATATGATTGAAGGTTATGTTGGATTAACAAAAGATATTCAACAAACTATTACTTTAATTCAAGATATTGAAATGTCTAGTAAAGAACAATTAGTTGGAATAGAGCAGATAAATGATGCTGTAAATCAATTAGACAGACAAACACAACAAAATGCAATGGTTTCTTCTCAAACTCATGATGTTGCTATTGTTACAGATGAGATTGCAAAAATGGTTGTAAGTGATGCAAATGAAAAAGAATTTATAGGAAAAGATGAAGTATCAGCTAGAGATATGAATAAAACTTTATCACAAAAAAAAGATAATAGTGTAAATATCGTTGAGTCAAAAAAAGTATCAAAAAAACAAAAAGAAACAGTTGTTACTTCAAATAAAGCAACTAACAATGATGGTGAATGGGAGAGTTTCTAA
- the lolA gene encoding LolA-like outer membrane lipoprotein chaperone, which produces MFYKIFIGLIFLAISSIASTDIRNLDSFEAKFTQIITSNSKNVIEYKGEVFIKKSGKILWKYKTPVTKNVYIDGNFAVVDEPELEQAILTQLESEIDIIKLLNSSKKVDNNTFFTDIDDVKYTIKTSKDDKIQEIKYVDKLENSVVIKFYDVVQNGQIGDDIFKFDIPSYYDVIRK; this is translated from the coding sequence ATGTTTTATAAAATCTTTATTGGATTGATATTCTTAGCTATTTCTTCAATTGCTTCGACAGATATTAGAAATTTAGACTCTTTTGAAGCTAAGTTTACTCAAATTATTACTTCAAACTCAAAAAATGTTATTGAGTATAAAGGTGAAGTATTTATAAAAAAGAGTGGCAAAATTTTGTGGAAGTATAAAACTCCAGTTACAAAAAATGTTTATATTGATGGTAATTTTGCAGTAGTTGATGAACCAGAACTTGAACAAGCTATTCTTACTCAGCTTGAGAGTGAAATAGATATTATTAAACTTTTAAATAGTTCTAAAAAAGTTGATAATAATACTTTTTTTACAGATATAGATGATGTAAAATATACAATAAAAACTTCAAAAGATGATAAAATCCAAGAGATAAAATATGTAGATAAACTTGAAAATAGTGTAGTAATTAAGTTTTATGACGTAGTTCAAAATGGACAAATAGGTGATGATATTTTTAAATTTGATATTCCAAGTTATTATGACGTTATAAGAAAATAG
- the secA gene encoding preprotein translocase subunit SecA, translated as MLNVFSKIFGTRNDKEVKKYRKKADAITALESKYTDLSDDELKNEFQKLKELVQKGEKTLDNVLFQSFAITREASRRVLNMRPYDVQLIGGMVLHEGRIAEMKTGEGKTLVGSLAVSLNALEGKGVHVVTVNDYLASRDANELRPLYEFLGFSVGAVVGGLKDDEQRREQYACDITYGTNNEFGFDYLRDNMCFDIKDKVQRGHNYVIVDEVDSILIDEARTPLIISGPTNHKNSNYLKANEIALKLEKGELIEPKSAAEKPITTGDFIVDEKNRAVTLTEQGHEAVEKLFGVDNLYSIENAMLSHSLDQALKANYIFKKDVDYVVKDNQIIIVDEFTGRLSEGRRFSEGLHQALEAKEGVTIQDESQTLADITFQNYFRMYKKLAGMTGTAQTEATEFAQIYNLDVVSIPTNIPVKRIDKNDLIYKSEKEKFEAVCNKIKELHEKGQPVLVGTASIEKSEKLHKILVDKKIPHTVLNAKQHEKEGKIIADAGQKGAVTIATNMAGRGVDIKLTKEILDLGGLAIIGTERHESRRIDNQLRGRSGRQGDVGESQFYLSLEDNLLRIFGSDRIKGIMERLGIEEGEHIESRMVTRAVENAQKKVESMHFESRKHLLEYDDVANQQRKVIYSFRNDLLKPDYDITSKIDENRIEYVQNLLTEANITSGMAEDDFNYEFIVNRFLEDLHFKINVEDIKKESYEELEEHLISILKDVYDKKMSVTSLEQKSEIERILYLQILDSAWREHLYAMDTLKTGIGLRGYNQKDPLVEYKKESYNMFIELIGNIKNEIIKILFTIQLQSQEDKQKEQEALAKMKEQMEKSTEHITTNIAQEAVKNSDKKIARNEPCPCGSGLKYKQCCGKSGPKIGLAAGK; from the coding sequence ATGTTAAATGTTTTTTCAAAAATTTTTGGTACAAGAAATGACAAAGAAGTAAAAAAATATAGAAAAAAAGCTGATGCCATAACAGCTTTAGAAAGTAAATACACAGATTTAAGTGATGATGAACTAAAAAATGAGTTTCAAAAGCTAAAAGAACTTGTACAAAAAGGTGAAAAAACACTAGATAATGTTTTATTTCAATCATTTGCAATTACAAGAGAAGCTAGTCGTAGAGTTTTAAATATGCGTCCTTATGATGTACAACTTATTGGTGGTATGGTTTTACACGAAGGAAGAATCGCTGAGATGAAAACTGGTGAAGGAAAAACTTTAGTTGGGTCACTTGCTGTTTCTTTAAATGCATTAGAAGGAAAAGGAGTTCATGTTGTTACAGTAAATGATTATCTTGCTAGCAGGGATGCAAATGAATTAAGACCTTTATATGAATTTCTAGGTTTTAGTGTTGGTGCTGTTGTTGGTGGATTAAAAGATGATGAGCAAAGAAGAGAACAATATGCTTGTGATATAACTTATGGTACAAATAACGAATTTGGATTTGATTATTTAAGAGATAATATGTGTTTTGATATCAAAGATAAAGTTCAAAGAGGACATAACTACGTAATAGTTGATGAAGTCGACTCTATTCTAATCGATGAAGCAAGAACTCCTTTAATAATTAGTGGACCAACAAATCATAAAAATTCGAATTATTTAAAAGCAAATGAAATTGCTTTAAAATTAGAAAAAGGTGAATTAATAGAACCTAAAAGCGCAGCTGAAAAACCAATAACAACAGGTGATTTTATCGTTGATGAAAAAAATAGAGCTGTAACATTAACAGAACAAGGACATGAAGCTGTAGAAAAACTTTTTGGAGTTGATAATCTTTATTCTATTGAAAATGCTATGCTTTCTCACTCTTTAGACCAAGCTTTAAAAGCAAACTATATTTTCAAAAAAGATGTTGATTATGTTGTAAAAGATAATCAAATCATAATAGTTGATGAGTTTACAGGAAGATTAAGTGAAGGAAGAAGATTTAGTGAAGGACTTCACCAAGCTTTAGAAGCAAAAGAAGGTGTTACAATTCAAGATGAATCACAAACTTTAGCAGATATTACTTTCCAAAACTATTTTAGAATGTACAAAAAACTTGCTGGTATGACAGGAACTGCTCAAACAGAAGCTACTGAATTTGCTCAAATTTATAATTTAGATGTTGTATCTATTCCTACAAATATTCCTGTAAAAAGAATTGATAAAAATGATTTAATTTATAAAAGTGAAAAAGAGAAATTTGAAGCTGTTTGTAATAAAATCAAAGAACTACATGAGAAAGGACAACCTGTACTTGTAGGAACTGCTTCTATTGAAAAATCTGAAAAATTACATAAAATTTTAGTTGATAAAAAAATTCCTCACACAGTTTTAAATGCAAAACAACATGAAAAAGAAGGAAAAATCATCGCTGATGCGGGACAAAAAGGTGCAGTTACAATTGCAACAAATATGGCAGGGCGTGGAGTTGATATAAAACTTACTAAAGAAATCTTAGATTTAGGTGGTTTAGCAATCATTGGAACAGAAAGACATGAGTCTAGAAGAATTGATAACCAATTAAGAGGAAGATCTGGAAGACAAGGGGATGTTGGTGAATCTCAATTTTATCTATCATTAGAAGATAATCTTTTAAGAATTTTTGGTAGTGATAGAATAAAAGGCATTATGGAAAGACTTGGAATTGAAGAAGGTGAGCATATTGAATCAAGAATGGTTACACGTGCAGTTGAAAATGCTCAAAAGAAAGTAGAATCTATGCACTTTGAAAGTAGAAAACATCTACTTGAATATGATGATGTAGCAAATCAACAAAGAAAAGTTATCTATAGCTTTAGAAATGACTTACTAAAACCTGATTATGATATAACTTCAAAAATTGATGAAAATAGAATTGAATATGTTCAAAATCTTTTAACTGAAGCAAATATAACTTCAGGAATGGCTGAAGACGATTTTAACTATGAATTTATTGTAAATAGATTTTTAGAAGATTTACATTTTAAAATTAATGTAGAAGATATAAAAAAAGAGTCTTATGAGGAATTAGAAGAACATTTAATTTCTATATTAAAAGATGTTTATGATAAAAAAATGTCTGTAACAAGCCTTGAGCAAAAAAGTGAAATTGAAAGAATTTTATATTTACAAATACTTGATAGTGCATGGAGAGAGCACTTATATGCGATGGATACATTAAAAACAGGTATTGGATTAAGAGGATATAACCAAAAAGATCCATTGGTTGAGTATAAAAAAGAGTCTTATAATATGTTTATTGAACTAATTGGAAATATAAAAAATGAAATCATAAAAATTTTATTTACAATTCAATTACAAAGTCAAGAAGATAAACAAAAAGAGCAAGAAGCACTAGCTAAAATGAAAGAGCAAATGGAAAAAAGTACAGAACATATAACTACAAATATTGCTCAAGAAGCTGTAAAAAATAGTGATAAAAAAATAGCTAGAAATGAACCTTGTCCTTGCGGAAGTGGCTTAAAATATAAACAATGTTGTGGAAAAAGTGGACCAAAAATTGGTTTAGCTGCAGGAAAATAA
- a CDS encoding ABC transporter permease, translated as MNKKLVNFIVKKYLRFDKKNPFISISAILAFVGVSIGVMVLILAMSIMNGTAKEFERKLFTMNYPLTIYPKFADSVNQNLLEKLQKEYPNLKFSPFVSTQAIVQNGDNMSGGIIFGVDSQKEANINPIYKEAVGDLLLGKYDVITGSGIKDKLYLNSGSKVTLYFTELNPAGFSLMPKMKRFDYVTSFTSGLNAYDKAYMYTSLEALQTLLQKDSNIYDGIHIHSDNALEDIEKLKVSLQGTNASIIGWWQQNGNFFAAMKMEKTALFIVLMLIILVASLNIISSLLMTVMSRRKEIALLLSMGASAKEIKSIFLRVGTVIGFGGIITGIVLGFIGYWFLDTFDIVSLPADVYGSAKLPLDLAMSDFISIVIGAVIIVLLSSYYPASRATKIDVIDVLRNE; from the coding sequence TTGAATAAAAAATTAGTAAATTTTATTGTAAAGAAATACCTAAGATTTGATAAAAAAAATCCTTTTATCTCAATTAGTGCTATATTAGCATTTGTTGGTGTTTCTATTGGTGTTATGGTTTTAATTTTAGCAATGTCTATTATGAATGGAACAGCAAAAGAGTTTGAAAGAAAACTCTTTACTATGAATTATCCTTTAACAATTTACCCAAAATTTGCAGATTCAGTAAATCAAAATTTATTAGAAAAACTTCAAAAAGAGTATCCAAATCTAAAGTTTTCACCATTTGTTTCTACACAAGCAATAGTTCAGAATGGCGATAATATGAGTGGTGGTATAATTTTTGGTGTAGATAGCCAAAAAGAAGCAAATATCAATCCTATTTATAAAGAAGCTGTTGGTGATTTACTTCTTGGAAAATATGATGTAATAACAGGTTCTGGAATAAAAGATAAGCTATATTTAAATAGTGGTTCTAAAGTAACTTTATATTTTACAGAACTAAATCCAGCTGGTTTTTCATTGATGCCAAAAATGAAAAGATTTGATTATGTTACTTCATTTACTTCGGGTTTAAATGCTTATGATAAAGCTTATATGTACACTTCTTTAGAAGCGTTACAAACTCTACTTCAAAAAGATTCAAATATTTATGATGGTATTCATATTCATTCAGATAATGCACTTGAAGATATAGAAAAACTAAAAGTTAGTTTACAAGGAACAAATGCTTCAATTATTGGTTGGTGGCAACAAAATGGTAATTTCTTTGCAGCAATGAAGATGGAGAAAACAGCTTTATTTATTGTTTTAATGCTAATTATTTTAGTTGCATCTTTAAATATAATTTCCTCTTTACTTATGACTGTAATGAGTAGAAGAAAAGAAATTGCCCTACTTTTATCAATGGGAGCTTCTGCAAAAGAGATAAAATCTATATTTCTAAGAGTTGGAACTGTTATTGGTTTTGGTGGAATTATTACAGGAATTGTACTAGGATTTATTGGTTATTGGTTTTTAGATACATTTGATATTGTGTCATTGCCAGCTGATGTTTATGGAAGTGCAAAATTACCTCTTGATTTAGCAATGAGTGATTTTATTTCTATTGTTATAGGTGCAGTAATAATTGTGCTTTTATCATCTTATTATCCAGCATCAAGAGCTACTAAAATTGACGTTATTGATGTTTTAAGAAATGAATAA